A single window of candidate division KSB1 bacterium DNA harbors:
- a CDS encoding sigma-70 family RNA polymerase sigma factor encodes MGLKAVQKMDSNSEKDVLRYVRRSLSGDAKAFEWIIRKYQKRLYFIVLQVVMNHEDADDMLQDTFIKAYTKLDTYNESFPFYPWLYRIAINTSLNHQKKKARLRAMSLDDLDGNGHQADLAESPTQMFDMEGSELVAKLKAALGKIPYEQRAVFILRVNDGLSYQEISETMDISMGTVMSRLSRARDKLRILLEEYVETNDIEV; translated from the coding sequence TTGGGTTTAAAGGCCGTGCAAAAGATGGATTCAAACAGCGAAAAAGATGTCCTGAGATATGTTCGGAGATCTCTTTCAGGCGACGCAAAAGCGTTTGAATGGATTATTCGAAAATATCAGAAACGACTTTATTTTATTGTTTTGCAAGTAGTCATGAATCATGAGGATGCTGACGATATGCTGCAAGATACGTTTATCAAAGCGTACACAAAGTTGGATACTTACAACGAGAGTTTCCCATTTTACCCGTGGCTGTATCGGATTGCTATCAACACTTCTCTGAATCATCAGAAAAAGAAGGCGCGGCTGCGTGCGATGTCTCTGGATGATTTGGATGGAAATGGCCACCAAGCTGATTTGGCAGAATCACCGACCCAGATGTTTGACATGGAAGGCAGCGAGTTGGTCGCTAAACTAAAGGCGGCGTTAGGGAAAATCCCGTATGAACAGCGAGCGGTATTTATCTTACGGGTAAACGACGGATTGAGTTATCAGGAGATAAGTGAAACCATGGACATTTCCATGGGCACGGTTATGTCACGGCTGTCGAGGGCACGTGACAAGCTGCGGATTTTACTGGAGGAATATGTTGAAACAAACGATATCGAGGTATGA
- the nadC gene encoding carboxylating nicotinate-nucleotide diphosphorylase has product MKPALKLTNEIESLIDLALREDLGENGDVTSNCILNSDDEGQASIIVKKDGIIAGLPIAEWVFKKVNPGLKVQNRVEEGSKVQRYEEVVRIIGPLAGILTAERTGLNFLQRLSGIATLTAEFVRKVAGTKVRILDTRKTTPGFRVLEKYAVRAGGGGNHRFGLYDMVLIKENHIAAAGGIASAVEQTRENMKKRDLNLKIEVEVRNLSEVEQVLNLAVDRLMLDNMSLQKIREAVKLANGKVELEVSGGVTLETVREIAETGVNYISVGALTHSASSLDLSLLIDAA; this is encoded by the coding sequence ATGAAACCAGCACTCAAGTTGACGAATGAAATCGAATCGTTAATCGATTTGGCACTACGGGAAGACCTTGGAGAAAATGGAGATGTTACCTCTAATTGCATTCTAAACTCCGATGATGAGGGCCAGGCAAGCATTATTGTAAAAAAGGATGGCATCATCGCGGGCCTGCCAATTGCTGAGTGGGTCTTCAAAAAAGTTAATCCTGGGCTTAAGGTGCAAAACAGGGTGGAGGAGGGTTCAAAAGTTCAGCGTTATGAAGAGGTCGTTCGAATTATCGGGCCGCTTGCCGGTATTTTGACTGCAGAGAGAACCGGATTGAATTTTTTACAGCGGCTCTCAGGGATCGCAACTCTAACTGCAGAATTTGTTCGGAAAGTGGCAGGCACCAAAGTCAGAATATTGGATACAAGGAAAACCACTCCGGGGTTTAGAGTTTTGGAAAAGTATGCCGTTCGGGCGGGAGGAGGAGGTAACCATAGATTCGGTCTCTATGATATGGTTTTAATTAAGGAAAACCACATCGCCGCAGCAGGTGGGATTGCAAGTGCAGTTGAACAAACCCGAGAAAATATGAAAAAGAGGGATCTCAATTTAAAAATCGAGGTAGAAGTTCGTAATTTGTCAGAGGTTGAACAAGTCCTGAATTTGGCAGTTGACAGACTGATGTTAGATAATATGAGTTTGCAGAAAATCCGGGAAGCAGTTAAGTTGGCAAATGGCAAAGTTGAGCTTGAAGTTTCCGGCGGAGTTACTTTAGAAACTGTAAGAGAGATTGCCGAAACTGGAGTGAATTATATTTCGGTGGGCGCTTTGACACATTCTGCGTCGTCCTTAGACTTGTCACTCTTGATTGATGCCGCTTGA
- a CDS encoding zf-HC2 domain-containing protein, with protein sequence MNCSETKPKLGFYLDQVLPDGEIQELKNHLEACMSCSTELQNLKKIESVIQAGIYSEPPDEYWNDVPQRITKRIGIRPKVSAFEQFIESVGGILSAKSFRWGFAGAFAVALLIVTLNKVFVTQQTPVSITQSNSVESEQAPAASISELNAVQNADPLKPKEVMAIKEKNKLEAKEPQSEQLTDLPDRGKGNQKIALNYLSEALLALNSVESKPLKTENREVLRVLYPIPNTEFILPSQSDELQNENNPLQRTFALNKQDARSLKPDVVSELPDEIKRIRSGFLETLWIVQESQTLDEKKNIWLSYIDRESDITYRSLADYNLALVLAKIAEDSKDRDHAKEARNFFLTHEEALRFQMGNERFDNKLSLFDKILAN encoded by the coding sequence ATGAATTGTTCTGAAACTAAACCCAAGCTGGGCTTTTATCTGGACCAAGTATTGCCGGATGGCGAAATACAGGAACTTAAAAACCACCTTGAAGCATGCATGTCTTGTTCCACTGAGCTTCAAAATTTGAAAAAAATAGAATCCGTTATTCAGGCCGGGATTTATTCTGAACCCCCTGATGAATATTGGAATGATGTTCCACAAAGAATAACCAAAAGGATTGGAATCAGACCCAAGGTTTCTGCTTTTGAGCAGTTTATTGAATCTGTTGGAGGAATCTTGTCCGCCAAGAGTTTCCGATGGGGATTTGCCGGAGCCTTTGCTGTGGCATTACTAATTGTTACTCTAAATAAGGTGTTTGTTACTCAGCAAACGCCTGTTTCTATAACGCAAAGTAATTCCGTGGAAAGTGAGCAAGCTCCGGCAGCTTCGATTAGTGAATTGAATGCCGTCCAGAATGCGGATCCTCTCAAGCCCAAGGAAGTTATGGCGATTAAGGAGAAAAATAAATTGGAGGCTAAAGAGCCCCAGTCTGAACAGTTGACAGATCTGCCAGATCGAGGTAAAGGCAACCAGAAAATTGCTCTGAATTATCTAAGTGAAGCTTTACTTGCTCTGAATAGTGTCGAGAGTAAACCTTTAAAGACGGAAAACCGAGAAGTTCTCAGGGTTCTTTACCCCATTCCGAATACCGAATTTATTCTGCCGTCTCAAAGTGACGAATTGCAGAACGAAAATAATCCATTGCAACGAACTTTTGCTTTAAACAAACAGGACGCCCGATCCTTGAAACCGGATGTTGTTTCGGAGCTTCCGGATGAAATTAAAAGGATTCGAAGCGGTTTTCTGGAAACTTTGTGGATTGTTCAGGAAAGTCAAACACTGGATGAGAAGAAAAATATTTGGCTTTCATACATCGACCGGGAATCCGACATTACTTACCGGTCTTTAGCCGATTATAACTTGGCGCTGGTGTTGGCAAAGATTGCCGAGGATAGCAAAGATCGCGATCATGCAAAGGAAGCACGTAATTTTTTTCTTACGCATGAAGAAGCCCTGCGCTTCCAAATGGGAAATGAACGATTCGACAATAAATTAAGCCTTTTTGATAAAATCTTAGCTAATTAG